In Acidobacteriota bacterium, the following are encoded in one genomic region:
- the pdxA gene encoding 4-hydroxythreonine-4-phosphate dehydrogenase PdxA, which produces MGGKPQVAITIGDVAGVGPEVTLKAIEGEIFSPPPLIIGDYAFLSEEAERLSLNLSLIRIDEGAPLPDAEVPVVLDLKNLPKRIERGKVVGEYGRCAWEYLKKAVALAKEGKIKAIVTAPVNKASLHAISFPFPGQTEFFASSFGVSDYAMMLSSGNYRVVLLTTHLSLAEALAHIKKDEIIRLAKLVDKELKNRFGIRKPKIAISALNPHAGEGGAFGDEEIEEIRPAIEKLKKRGIEASGPFPADTLFHPENWKRFDAVIALYHDQGMIPIKTLFFDRAVNITLGLPIIRTSPDHGTAFDIAGKGIANPNSMMEAIKIAYHLSKIKAG; this is translated from the coding sequence TTGGGCGGAAAACCGCAGGTAGCAATAACCATAGGGGATGTAGCTGGGGTTGGTCCCGAAGTAACCCTGAAGGCAATAGAGGGGGAGATTTTTTCTCCCCCTCCTTTGATAATCGGGGATTATGCCTTCCTCTCCGAGGAGGCAGAAAGGCTTTCCCTTAACCTCTCTCTAATCAGGATAGATGAAGGGGCTCCTCTCCCCGATGCCGAAGTACCGGTAGTGCTCGATTTAAAAAACCTCCCCAAGAGAATAGAACGAGGAAAGGTGGTGGGGGAATACGGAAGATGCGCCTGGGAGTACCTTAAAAAAGCGGTGGCGCTCGCCAAAGAAGGAAAAATCAAGGCTATAGTTACTGCCCCGGTGAATAAAGCCTCGCTTCACGCCATCTCCTTTCCCTTCCCGGGACAGACGGAGTTCTTCGCCTCTTCTTTTGGTGTATCTGATTATGCGATGATGCTCTCCTCGGGCAATTATCGGGTGGTGCTCCTCACCACCCATCTATCCCTCGCCGAAGCCCTCGCTCATATCAAAAAGGATGAGATCATACGGTTGGCGAAATTGGTGGATAAGGAGTTAAAAAACCGATTCGGGATCAGGAAGCCCAAAATAGCTATCTCTGCTTTGAACCCCCACGCAGGAGAGGGCGGAGCCTTCGGCGACGAAGAGATAGAGGAAATTCGCCCTGCAATAGAAAAGCTCAAGAAGAGGGGAATAGAAGCATCAGGACCATTTCCCGCTGATACCCTATTCCATCCGGAAAACTGGAAGAGGTTCGATGCGGTAATCGCTCTATACCACGATCAGGGAATGATCCCGATAAAGACCCTTTTTTTCGATCGGGCGGTGAACATCACCTTGGGTCTTCCCATCATCCGTACCTCACCTGACCACGGCACCGCCTTCGATATCGCAGGGAAAGGGATAGCCAATCCAAACAGTATGATGGAGGCGATAA
- a CDS encoding nucleoside hydrolase: MELNIKKKALITSVFLVFLSLSLFALDRVPLVVDTDMGLDDMRTILVLLNSPRFSVRAIITVSGSSRAEVGAKNMARLLSHLGIISVPVAPFPERAVAMAKTPPPWREVAENMGGIELSPVIEVRAKQNGEKLLLRVLKEETEPITIIALGPLTNIARFLSEHPELRGKIREIIFSGGNLGRLSRSFNISFDQTAFLKVKGSGIPFRVIGFPEREKRGFPELLRAICEGREYASPVIAGIFSNEEMRRHFHLSDELVALFLLKPDMFRTFKPNGAKADTTCYLALKKGTEDELMSVIVSRLTHLRNTIGHRHYVGVERLFPGDTLLPDIRKVAPVVISRYGLYEWESVMLMNELHQHLGAYSIVGVKMGLYALELLKAGPEEVKVVSEAGSKPPVSCLSDGVMVATGATPGRGLIRVEERGIPSCRFYYQNKVLRLELLPSYRKKIKDEIKSLIARYGNLTPGYFRGVRRFSLKLFREFDRRKIFKVEWLSERVITRQAPPAAVDTIHRDSFISEGK, translated from the coding sequence ATGGAGTTAAATATTAAAAAGAAAGCATTGATCACTTCCGTATTCCTTGTTTTCCTTTCCCTTTCCCTTTTTGCCCTTGATCGCGTCCCTCTCGTGGTCGATACCGATATGGGGCTCGATGATATGAGGACGATCCTTGTTCTCCTCAATTCTCCTCGTTTCTCCGTTCGAGCGATTATTACCGTTTCCGGCTCCTCTCGGGCAGAGGTGGGGGCGAAGAATATGGCGCGCCTCCTTTCCCATCTCGGTATCATCTCGGTCCCGGTAGCTCCTTTTCCGGAAAGAGCGGTTGCTATGGCGAAGACCCCTCCTCCCTGGCGGGAAGTGGCGGAGAATATGGGAGGGATTGAGCTTTCCCCTGTAATTGAGGTAAGGGCGAAGCAGAACGGGGAGAAGCTTCTGCTCAGGGTTTTGAAAGAGGAGACGGAGCCGATAACCATCATCGCGTTGGGACCGCTTACGAACATCGCCCGTTTCCTCTCAGAACATCCGGAACTTAGAGGGAAGATAAGGGAGATAATCTTTTCCGGAGGAAACCTCGGGAGGCTTTCGCGATCGTTCAATATCTCCTTCGATCAAACCGCTTTCCTCAAGGTGAAGGGAAGTGGTATCCCCTTCAGGGTGATCGGTTTTCCGGAGAGGGAGAAGAGAGGGTTTCCCGAGCTTCTCCGCGCCATTTGCGAAGGTAGGGAGTACGCTTCCCCCGTTATCGCTGGTATCTTTTCAAACGAGGAAATGAGGCGACACTTCCATCTTTCGGATGAGCTGGTAGCCCTCTTCCTCCTTAAGCCGGATATGTTTCGGACCTTCAAGCCCAATGGGGCGAAGGCTGATACCACTTGCTACCTCGCCCTGAAGAAGGGGACGGAGGATGAACTGATGAGCGTTATCGTCTCCCGACTTACTCACCTGAGGAATACCATAGGACATCGGCATTATGTAGGAGTAGAGAGGCTTTTCCCCGGGGATACCCTCCTTCCGGATATTAGGAAGGTGGCGCCGGTCGTCATCTCCCGCTACGGGCTTTATGAGTGGGAGTCGGTGATGTTGATGAACGAGCTCCATCAGCACCTTGGCGCTTATTCCATCGTTGGGGTGAAGATGGGACTTTACGCCCTCGAATTGCTCAAGGCAGGTCCAGAGGAGGTAAAGGTGGTCTCCGAAGCGGGAAGTAAGCCCCCGGTCAGCTGTCTTTCCGATGGGGTGATGGTAGCAACCGGAGCCACCCCGGGGCGGGGTTTGATCCGGGTGGAGGAGAGAGGAATCCCTTCCTGCCGTTTTTACTATCAGAATAAGGTGTTGAGGTTGGAGCTACTTCCTTCGTATAGGAAAAAGATAAAAGACGAGATAAAAAGCCTCATCGCTCGATATGGGAACCTTACCCCGGGCTATTTTCGCGGGGTGAGGAGATTTTCCCTTAAGCTATTTCGCGAGTTCGACCGAAGGAAAATATTTAAGGTAGAGTGGCTATCGGA